The following is a genomic window from Apodemus sylvaticus chromosome 10, mApoSyl1.1, whole genome shotgun sequence.
ATTATGGCTGGCCTCAGACAGATCCACCTATCCCtgcaagtgcttggattaaaggtggaCACCACTGTTCCCAATTacttattgtttattattattgttgttattagtaGTATTAGTATTATTTAAGAGACTgaaaaagggggctggagagatagctcaggatTTAAGAGCACTTaatattcttgcagaggacctgagttttgtaCCCAGCACCCTTACCAGGCAGGCCCCAGAGGagctaacaccctcttctggcttctgcaggtatctgtactcacatgcatgtacccttcacacacatacacacacacacatacacaaagcaatCTACTACCCAGCTCTATGACTATCAGATCcaccatcttttttcttcttctgtgttgggaatggaactcagtgTCATACGCACGAGGCCAATGCCACTCGTGCCATACAGTGGCCACTGAGTTATCTCCTCAGCCCACATCCCACCATGGCTCCAACCTCCAATACACCAACACCATCACAGCTTCTCACTACCACCGTCATCACTGCCTTCTCCATCACCATCTTCACCACCTCCACCATTTTCACCCAACATCACTAACATCCCTGCCAAGCCCAATAGCATGTTCACCAATATAGACACTTCTGTCACCACATTCCCTCACGAGTCTGTTACACCCCCTCCAGGAAGTATTCACTATGCTGTCCCCGCTAGCTTGCTTGACTAAGGTCTGTGAACATTTTGGCCTTCTCCAGGTCAGGCTGGACCACAGGACTGGTAACTCCACTGCCTATTCCTATCTCAGACCTGAAGGCCATGACTGCAGGTGCAGATTCCTCTGGCCTCCCAGGTGGGTGTCCTGGGCCATCAATGTATTACTATAGCAGTGGGCAGGGTCACGACAGGCACATGGGAGCTGCCCTTTCTCGGGCAAGTGTAAAAGGGTCTGAGTGAATAAGGAGGAATGTGTCACCTCTTCGTTTGGGTGTCTATCCAGGCACCCTGGTGCGCATGAGCACAGATGCCAAGGCAGAAGCAACTGTTCTTTCTGACCTGGGCCAGACTCTTGGCCTCTTCATAAAACAGTAGGGACACTGTGTTTACCTCAGACTGCTCAGGTGTCACCCAAGTGACCAGTGGCCAGGAAACCAAGCCACACCCCTCAGGTAGACACAGCACCTTCCCCTTAGAAGCACAGGTCCTACCTAGGCAAGGTTGCCTTAGCCGTGTCTAACACCGAGGATAACAGTGAGGTCTCTTGGGGATCCTACGGGGTTTCCACTGGTTTCATCTttgccctgccctccctcctgcccttgtCCCTCCCTCATCTCCCCAGAGATGAGAAAGTGGGGTGTGTCAGCCCCCAACCTGTTTCCCACTCTCCCACCGCCCCCACATTCTGCCCTGGCCTCACTGCTCCTGTCCAGTCTTCGACGCCGCTGCAGCCTAGCGGCACCAAGTTCAGTAACACCCTCCAGATATCCAAAGAGTCGCAAGGACTCCTCAAGCCATCAGCCCCACTGATGGGTGCAGAAACACCCATCTCCCAGGGGACAGCCGCCCCCAGCCCGGCACGCGGCAGGTGtctacacacaagcacataccaCAGTGCCAGCTGCCCTGCCCTACCTTGTCTCACAGAGACGTAGCGGTGGTTGGCAGCTACCAGCACCACCTGTGGGTGGCTCTGCTCCAGGTCGAAGAGTTCATCCTTGCCGGGCCTTGTGTTGCGGCCAGTCTTGAGCGTGCCGGCAGGCCCCACGGGCGCCAGGTACCGGCCATCACAGTCCTTGAAGGCCAGCTTGCCGGCCTTGAACTCCAGCGTGTAGCAAGCACGGGCTTCAGGCTCCCAGACAAGCCGGCCATCGCTGCGAAGGTAGCGGCTGTCACACGACTTGAGGCAGTACCGCCTGCTCTGGAAAATGAGGGTGACCAGTGCATCCACACCCCATGGCATGTCACCATCTGCCACCATCTCATCCTCCTGAAGGCACAGGTGCACGTAGCGCCGACGGCTCACACTCAGCAGGTGAGCCTGCGGGTGGATGGCCAGGTGCACAGTCCACAGCTCTGCCGGGGAGACTGCTGTGGCGAAGCAGGACAGCCGGTCCTCGGTGCCACCAAAGAAGCGGCCGTGTGGCTCTGACTGCAGCACCCAGCGCCCATCAGGCTGCGGCAAGACCAGGAAGCGACAGTCACGGCCCGGCTGATCTGACTCGCAGGCCACGCGCCCATCTTCTTCTGCTGACAGGTAGCGGCCCAGGTGGCTGCTGCGGAAGAGCACAGCAGAGCCCTGCCCCAGGTCGGGCTCCAGGACCCAAATCTGCTTCCTCTTGAGGCTGGCCGCGGAAGCATTGACCTTGAAGCCGAAGCTCTCTGCTGTCAGGTAGCGGTCGGCATCGTTAACAAGGCCAAACTGGATCTTCAGTACTTGGTGCAAGCCGTTGGTTGGCATCTTTGAGGCTAGCCACGTTGCTTCAGGGGCCAGGGAAGGAATTCTCTCTGAGTGTTCAGGGGGCCTGTAGCCCCCCTGAGGCCCAGATCTGTTTATCTGGCCCTTGGCTCCCAAGCCTAGCCAGCAACATGGGTGATACCTGCTCCAATGCTGCCTCCCCTCTGTCTTTGGCCTTGGCCACCCGGGCAGATCTTACATGGCCAGCGGGCAGCCGAGGGCGGGTGAGGGGCGGATCAGAGATGCACCGGCTTAGGGGCAGTAGCCACCCTGCCTTACCCCCAGCTTGGATTTCAGTGGCTCCTGGAGAGCACCAAGTCCAGAACCGATGCCCAGCAGGACAAGAGCATGGCTGACCACCTCCCTGTCCTCACCCACGGCTACCTGGGTCCTATGCCCTATAAACTGTAGATTCCACGATTCTTAGCCTCTCTTCTTACTGCCTATTGCTTGTGGCCCTCCAGTCCCCAGCTCAGACCCCGGAGTCCAGCCCAGCTCTTTCCCAAGGTAGAAAAAGCAGCCCAGTGGAAAACTCACAGCAGGGTAGCAACCTGATCTCAGCCCTCCACCCTCAGTGGCCAGCCAGATCCTCTACAGGATCCAGTTACTGCATCTCTGATTCCTGCCGCCAGGAGcactctgccccccaccccccactccgtAGCATGCATCCTGGCCTGTCCCCCTAGCCACACAGTTCCTACCCTTGTGTATGGCCCTGAGCTGTTCCCTGCCAACCACTGGGGCACGCAACGCTCTTCCCTTCTGTGCAGGGAGCTCGGGATGATCTAGCTTCAACCGCAGACTCACAGACCCGATTACTGCTACTCAGATCACAGGGCTATGGGCTTGGCCCATAGCTTTTACAGTCTGCCCCATGCTTCTGAAAGTGCTCCCATGGAATGCAAGGGAGAGAGCTGGGTGGTGCAGCTTAGGAGATGCTGGGAGCCGGCCACACCTGACCCTGACTTCTTACCCCTGGGACCCCTGGCTGTACCCTCTCCATCCTGAGTTTGACAGACACGGTGGGGAGTCACAGTGGCCCTGCTCAGTTTTACCCTGCACCTGCCTCAGGGGACCAGAGCCAAGCAGGAAACTGGAGCTGTCCATCCTGGGCCTGAGCCAGAATCGGAGTCTTCTTCCTCATAACTGCGTGTGACCGCAAGGGAAGGCCTTCCTAAGGGACAGTAACAGGAGGAATACTTCCAGCCATGGCCCCAGTCCTCCTTTCCTCATCCCAAGCTTGTCATCCCTCAAGTGGTAGGGGATTTGTACATGGCCAAACTGGCACAGAGGTCTACATTAAGGGaatgtagctgggcagtggtggcacatgcctttaagcccagtacttgggaggcagaggcaggtggatttctgagttcaaggccggtcTGGTCTAcggggtgagttccaggacagccagggctacacagagaaaccccagcctggtgtacaggatgagttccaggacagccagggctacacagagaaaccccgtcatgaaaacaaacaacaacaacaaaagggagAATGCAGAGGGTGAGGTAGGTCTATCAAAGCATCTGAAGACCCTGAGGAAGTAAGAGGAACTGACCCCAATAGAGGGATCAGTGGGATCCATGATAAAGATCGTCCTGTGCTAACCCTACTGCTGCCAGCTCTCCCTGCAGACCGGTTTTATTTACTCCTGTgacccacacacatgtatgagGCACTGTCAGGAAACATAGTCAGGCTGTGTGTCAAGTGCTGTCACTGGGTGATGTCCCTGCAAAAGCCCCAGTTGCCAGGGTGGTGTCCACGCTGAGAAGTTTCCGAGCTTGGAGGGGCCTCCTATCAGGTCCCAAGGGTCTGATTAGGTGGGGCTGAGAGGGGAGAGGCCTGAGGGTCAGCTATGCCCACGGTATCCTAACCCCACCTAGCCAGACTGCTTAGGAGCCCTGAGAGAGTCTAGTCCTTCTGCTTGGCATAAGGACTTCATTAGCCTGACTGGTGCTGGCTGGGCTCACCGGCATCAGGTGCCTAGTGGGAGGAGGCCTGGCCGCCAGGCGCTAAGTGTCCTGGCTCTGGACAGGCTGTTGGAAACAGAGCCAGAAGTGTCAATGGCTACTCAGTTTTGGGACACTTCCCCACAACAGCTCCAGGTGGGGCAGGGCTATTGGCATTGGCATTTGTGATAGGAGGGCCTGCTGGGCTCCAGGGTATGCCTTGGCAGGAGGTAGCTTTCCTGGGTCTCTCCATACAGACCTCTACTGCAGTCTCCAAGCTGAAGTGCACTGCCCACTAAGGGTCTTTCCCTATCAGATCCCACCAGGAGTTCTACCGCAGAATAGAGGCTTCCTCTGTGTCTGAATCCGTGTTGGGTCTGGTTCCTGTGTAACATGCTGCAGCTCTGTGGAAAGTGCAATACTGTTGACAGGTCTGCATATGGAGCGTTTGCATGTTGGTCTGTGTGAAGGATCACAGAGGGAGGGGCTAGGATGAGATGTTGTGGTCACCTGGTGACCCAGTCCAGCTTCTGAAGATGCTGTTCTGAACACAAGCCTCAGCACCCGCTTCAGCTGCTGGCCTAACAGTCAGGCTGTGCACTGCCTAAAGGATCCCCTGGCAGGGTGCAGGCCACATCCCAGCTACGCACGAGTCTATGGCAGACTGGGCCTCCATCTGCCTACAGGGTACTTCGATGGCAGAGAGCACCTCTCTTATTTTGGGTGCACAGATGTGCGCCACTGTGGCCTGTCCAGGCTGCACACTGGGACATCTACAGTCAGTTCCACTTTAGGGCTCTTTACCCCATGTACCAGAGAATGGCTATCTGGTGCTACTACAGCATCTGAATACATATCAGGCTACCTGATGCACCAACTTCAACACATGCCTATCTTGGGGGAGCGGCACCTTTGATGGACTCTGAGAGGACATTTGGGTGAGCAGTGCCCCAACCCCTACTTTTGAGAACAGCCCACTCTGAGTGGACACAAGAGTAAGCCATTCTAACCACCGCTGGGTCTGGAAGGCTAGGACCCCCTCAGGGTTAGACTGGCTGTGGTAAGCTCTGTGAGTCCAGCTGGCAGCAGTCACAGATGTGCCCTAAAGGTCCCAGACTACTCAAAAGGTGTTCACTACCCACCTATCTCTTGGAAAACTTTCTCAGATTGCTGAGGCTGGGTGTCCTTCCCCACGAACAGGGCCCCTTTGTCCTATTCCCGAGCTGGTCCCCAACGGTGCTAATAGTGTCTCAGAACACAGATGATTTCCCCCACCTCCATCTAGATTAGCCCAGCCTGGGGCTTCTGCCAGCATGTAGCCTACTGCCATGGCAACCAACACGTGGGCCACGTTCCGTGCCCAGCAACACTGATGCTGGTGGTGTGAGCTGGCACAGGTTTATGAGTGCAGGGGTGGGCATTCCCTCCTTGCTGGCCCAGAAACTTGGAAACTGGGAAACGGCTAGGCAAGCCTATGGCCGAAGGCTGACCTTTTGCAACCCTTCGGGAACCCAGGAAACCCCACTACTCCCCCTCAAAGATGCTCCCCAGCCCTACCCCAGCTGCTGCTAAGTTTCAGACCTCCTTAGCCAGCTCTTTCTTGGCCCCTTGGGCTCCTTGGCCTTGCAGAGGGGACAGGCTACCCGGCACAACCCACAACCTTGATTTCCTCatgtggggaggggtgtgtgtgggggagggctCCTGTTCCTGTTCAGAGTCCAGGTTGGCAGAGGCCCAAGGCCCCACCTCCTGCTGTACTCTCCCTCCCTGGGCCCTTGAATCAATTTTTCATGTTAGACTGTTTGCAGTTCCACTTACACacagcagagggggaggggaggggcctcGCTTCACTTACTCTGCCTAGGTTCACTTACCGAGAGGCCTGCGGAGCGGGTTTAGAGTAACAGGCTCCACTCTACCTATGGGCTGTGTTGGAGAAAAGAGCTTGGGGAGGCAGTTTCTTGACTGCGCAGTGACTGCCTCATCTCGCCCATCCCCCCTCATCtcacccatttcccctccccttccccctcgcGTCTATCCCCTGACCCCAGCCTAGGGGAGGGCTCACAGAAGAGCCACAGCCTAGGTGTTAGGCTCACAGAAGCATCTGCAATCtctttgtttgctgtttttctttatttttcagatcGCGATATAATGACATCATCCCTtccactcctctcctccctccaaccctcccatatacccccacacacacaccttgctctctttcaaatttctttttgttattttgaagaCAGGATTGTATAGGTTAACCTCCAGTTCAAGATCCTtgcgcctctgcctcccaggaatgCAATTATAGGCCTGTAAAGATACATCTGGCTAAAATACCTGCTTAGGGCCTTCAGAGCACAGAAAGTGACTGAGACATCTCCCTGGCCAACCCAGTCCCTTTCACAAACAGAAGCCATGGTGTCTCCTGGCTCTCATAAGGCACCGTGGTAATGCCTCACAAGCCAAGCCAAGGAAGAGAGCTCTGTCGTGTCAGGAAATCCAAGGCTCCAGTGAGGCCAAAAGTCTCCAAGAGGAAGTCTGTAACCACTAGGCCATCCCTCAGATCCCTCAACACTCAAATCTCAGGGAAGGAGGGAACCGGAGATATCTGAGCCTGAATCCCAGATTGTGTAGGACAAGCCGGATATGCTCATACTTGTGTGAGCCTTCAACACTAGAGGGCCAAGGCAGCCTCTGCCTTAGCGTTCATCTCTGAGAGCTTACTACCATTGCTGTTCACACACAGGCCCAGGCAGGCGGTGACAAGAGCAGAAACGCTCAGCTCACCCGCCAAGAACTTGACCCTCCTCAAGTCAGTCACAGGCCCTTTTAAGCctttccatctctctccatcttcccctGAAATTACGTATTTACTCATTAACTTATCATGCccgtgtgcaggtcagaggacaactctgtagACTGAGTTCTCATCTTCCACCTCTACATTGGTTCCgtggatcgaactcaggtcaacAGACTTCTACATTTTTGCAAGCGATGCCTTCCATGCTAAGCCGTCTCATCTGTCCCCATATaactttttttgagactgggcctTTCACCTGGAGCTCTGCTGATGCAGACAGACTGGCTGGTCagtagaccccagggagctctcCCTGGCCCCACttaccaagtgctggggtcacaggcatctGTCTGTGCTTCAGTCCATTTGTCTTAGTTgagtttttactgctgtgataaacaacGTGACTGTcatagtcggggtttctattcctgcacaaacatcacaaccaagaagcaagttggggaggaaagggtttattcagcttatacttccacactgctgttcatcaccaaaggaagtcaggactggaactcaagcagggcaggaagcaggagctaatgcagaggccatggagggatgtttcttactggcttgcttcccttggcttgctcagcctgctctcttatagagcccagggataccagcccagggatggcaccacccacaaggggtcttccctccttggtcactaattgagaaaatgtcttgcagctggatctcgtggaggcatttcttcacctgaagctcctttctctgtgataactccagcctgtgtcaggttgataaACACATGACCAGTCAGGGCAGGAATCAAggaaggaacctgaaggcagaaaataaaacagaagtcacggagtgttgcttactggcttgttctccaaCTTAaaaaatcgtgtgtgtgtgtgtgtgtgtgtgtgtgtgtgtgtctgtctgtctgtctgtctgtctgtctgtgtgctgcTGTAACAGGGAGTTAGATGTGAGGCTCCCATGATGAGTAATGgtaattaaactcaggtcctccgtaAGAACGTCGAGACCTCcacctgctgagtcacctctcggTACTGGCACTGGGTGCCTGCTGTAGTCTCAGCACCTGTAGCTAATTTTATGAATAGTTACAGAATGAGAAGTCATGGGAATTAAAAGCATGAGTGCTTATGGCAATAAaatgcagaggtcctgggttgtGTCTATAAAGAAATGCTCGAGAGTACTGGACAGCAGCCATTCCCAACCCACAGCCTGCAGGCTACAGTCAGGATGGCCTCCTGACCGCTGTGCTGGGAGACGCTAGGCCAGCGTGCTGGGCCACCTTGTATATGGCTCAGAAACGACAAGAGACAGATAGCCTAAGCTGTAGGTAACAACAGTTTAAAAACAGTTATATTTGACATTACTTCaacataaagtttaaaaatgaaaactttcaaaccaggtgtggtggtgtacacctgtaatcccagctctgaggggcaggggcaggcggatctctgagtttgatgccagcctgctctactaagcaagttccaggacagccagggctactacacaaaaaaaccctctctgaaaacaagacaagacaatgagGAGGGGTGCCGACTGACCTTTAATCCTAAAGCTTAATATGACTTTGCAGCcggcctgggctacagaacaaaTGCATAGAAAggcctgtctcaaaccaaaaccaaaaccaagaaaacaaaagataaagaggtggaattaaaaaataaaacctttgaagggggaggggcttggagCGCTGAGAGTCCTAACCTGAATCCGGAGCCACTTCCTGTTCTGTGACCCGCACCTGCCTTCTCCACTCAGACccacccttttccttttcttagaaATGACAGTCGTTAGGTGGCTCGGTGACGGTATGACCCAGTGACACCCAGGAAGTACAAGTTGGGAAAGCTGGGGGCGGACCTCCCACAGTAGTAAACAGACACACCAGGTCACGGTTGTCTGTCCTGTGGGGTCTCGGTGAGCATCTGCTCCCGGACATCCGAAGGGCTGGTCCCATCTGGCAGTGAATCTGTTCTTTCCTCATCTGCTGTTCTGGGTGCTGGctgccccagccccacctcctccccGAGCGTCAGCACCAGCTGAGGTCACCCGCTGCTTGGCGGCAGCCCTGCCTATCCGGGTTCCCCTATCGGAGATGACTCAGCGGTGGGTCCGCCCTAGCCCAGCCTGGTTAGTAGTTTCCTCTTGGCCTTTGAGGTGAGGGGGACGCGGACCCGCAGGTGCGCTGCAGCTCCTCCTCACTCAGTGGCCGTAGCCGCACCCACCTGGCGGTCCACAGGGGAATGACAGTGGCCGCCACTGACCTGCCTCCAGCAAGGCCCACGCCAGGGGCGCCATCTGCTGGGCCCTGTACCCAGGCTCCAACCCCCAGGGCACCGCCCCAGCACGCGACCACCCGGGGTAGCTGCGCGCATGGTACCCGCCCTCCGTCCTCCTGCTCCGCCCCAGGCGAAGGTctcaggaaggggagggaaagctGGAGCAGGTGGCTCTTTCCTCCTGCCTGAAGTTTGAGGTGGCCCTTCCGTACTCCCTACCACCCACCCCACTGCGCGCTCTGAAAACAGGCTTCTCAGCCTCATATGCTGACCCTGTGAGCGAAGGGGAGCGTGGATTCCGTTCCGAGGATGCGGGTGGCTTGAGGCTTGAGGGGGTGAATGGACTGCTATCAAGTGCGCCACGCGCTGGATTTAGCCTGCGAGTGCAAGCTGGGACAACCCAGTCGACATTTCCACTGGGCTCGCCCAGGGCGCAACTTCCTCCCCTGACCCCCTTACCCCAGAGGGTAATGGTAGGGTCAGAGTGACCCGCAGAACTCCAGCCTAGCCTCTGTCTACCTCCAATAGTACACGCCCCTATAGCAgcggggcagaggcagggcacAGAACGTCCGAGTGCCAGCATTCTGTCCTGTCCCGGCTCCTCAGGGATGCTGCGTCCACCCCCTGAGGGTGGTACACTGGCCCTGACCCACACTGCTCCAGCAGGCACTCCCTGCAGTCGGCGGCTAAGGCAAGACGCATGGCTAACCGTGTGTCTCTGTCCGGACCCCTGGGTAGCTTTTCTCTGCTCACCTGGGATCACTTGGGATGGGGGAAAGCAAGAATGGAGAACGGGATTCTCTCTCCAGAGCCCCAAACCCTGCATTTTGGGGTCAGGATGGAAGTGGGAACTGAACCTGCCCCACTTTCTCCGTGGTCCAGGCCCTGctcccttctgcctcctcctgagCTGAGaccttccctctcccccaacCTGGCTTCCTGTCATGTGCACGGCCCCTAGCTGCATAAAGGACAGAGTTCCTGTGGCTACTCAGTGGGCATAACCAGAGCCCCAGTCCGTGGGCCTGGGTGGGGGCAGAGGTGGACGCCAGGCAGTGAAGCCAAGGCGTAGTGAGCTCGAGTCAAGACAGCGTTGGCCACGGAGGAGATACAGCCCAGGCAGTGGGGGCGGCCTGCTAAGACGAAAGGCCGCGCtgtgagccagaggcaggtgcCGACAGAGCGGGTCAGAGGGTTGGGAGTGGCCGCACCGAGAATAAGAGCCACGAGGGGCTCCTCTCAGGAGGAGGCAGCCATTCCCCACTCACTTGCTGGGACCACTCACCACACCCACATCTCACAACCGCAGTGATGAACAGACATCCCTGGCTGCGGAGCTGCTCTGTGCGGATGGGAGGGAGCAAGGCCCAGAGGGGAGGGCCGTTCTCTTTTTCAGAGTTTTCTCCATGTAGCCTGGGCCTTTCTGAAagtcactgtgtaaaccaggttggctttgaacacacagagatctgcctgcctctgctgctagAGTAATGGAATCAAAGGTGTGGGCCAGCACACCAGGCTGAGGTTGAATTGTTCTTTTGGGGACCTCAGCTGGCTGGGAGTGAGCGTATCCTTGAGAGCAGACCAAGGCCCAGGCAGGCAGTCCTGCCTGGGAGAGCCTCTGTCCTGACACAAATGCACCAAGCCTCTGGGTACACCTCAGAGCAGCTGGGGACCTCCTCCGGCCAGGCGGATGTCCTACCCAAGGCCCGGGAGGCTCTCTATTGGCCAGTATACTGTGTTTCATGTTCAGTGTGTCCAGCGGAACTTGACCTTCAGGGTTGTGACTGCCACCCGGGTTCTGCCACCCAAGGCTGGCTCAGCCTCACCCTCAGTTCATTGCCTCCCTTCCAGTGGAAAGGCCACTCCTGGGCCTCCTGGCACCGGACAGACAAGATATCCCCACTTGTATGTGATGTGTCTGCAAAGAACATGGACTCAGGGTACTTAGATTTTGATTTCCTCGTacttttacattttcctttttattacgGGCTTTTGGGCTTACCGAAAAGTTTTAAAGACATCAGAGTGGTTCACCCATTACACCCTCACTGAGGCTGACCTTGGTATACATTCCAAACCTGACCTGAGTCTCACAGCTTTTTCGTTCTCTTCTGTTTCAAGGTTAGGGTGACACCCCTGACCGCAAGTGTGGAGGCCCAAGACCAAATTTCTTGTTCCAGTTCCCTAACAAGGAGAAAGCGAGTACAGAGTGCTTGGTGGGTGGGGCATGTGCCGGAGAGTCCAGGTACCAAGCACAGAGGTGACCGGGACTCCGGAGAATATCCAAAGTGGCTGCAGGGAGAAGGAACTGACAGGTTGCAGTGGACACCTGGGAGGGTGGAGCCAGCCTGCATTAAATTTCCCTAACTCTTCACCTCTTAAACGGCTGTTTTCTTATCATTTAATGACGGCAACATGAAATAAGATGCATCGACGTCACAATAAAAACTGACCAAAGCcagcaaaggaaaaatatttatcatttttctaGACTGAGTCTTTCTTTACAACGGGAGACACGCCCACTTCTGGCAGAGCTGCAATCGCTGCCCCTGGCCTGCAGGCTCGCGGAGGCCGGGCATTCTCCATTCCATCTCCAGAGGGGTGGGGCCGCCAACTTCCAACGCAGGCAAGAACGGCCCCGACCTGACCTCGGGAGAGGCCTCGCACTGCCCAGTTGCAAAGTGGACCAAATCACGGCGCCTCCTTCCCGTGCACAGCGTTAGGGGCCCGGGCTGGGCTCCGCTCCGGCGGGGCCACCCCTCCCCCGCCGTCCCCCGGGAGGCTGCGTCTGAGCCCAGGCGCACGGGCGAGGGTCTCCGCGCGCACCGGCCGGGGCCGCCTTTGTCCCCGCGGGCCAATGGGTAGCCTGCTTGACTAAATAAGGCGAGGAGCGCGGCCGGGCGCCCCGTCCGTTACGTCCGCCCCCGTGACTCAGGGCGGCCACTGGCCTCCCCGCGGCGGGCGGAGCGCGGGTCGAAATCGCCAAATATGGCCGCG
Proteins encoded in this region:
- the Fscn2 gene encoding fascin-2, coding for MPTNGLHQVLKIQFGLVNDADRYLTAESFGFKVNASAASLKRKQIWVLEPDLGQGSAVLFRSSHLGRYLSAEEDGRVACESDQPGRDCRFLVLPQPDGRWVLQSEPHGRFFGGTEDRLSCFATAVSPAELWTVHLAIHPQAHLLSVSRRRYVHLCLQEDEMVADGDMPWGVDALVTLIFQSRRYCLKSCDSRYLRSDGRLVWEPEARACYTLEFKAGKLAFKDCDGRYLAPVGPAGTLKTGRNTRPGKDELFDLEQSHPQVVLVAANHRYVSVRQGINVSANQDEELDHETFLMQIHQETKKCTFYSSTGGYWTLVTHGGIQATATQVSANAMFEIEWHSRRVALKASNGRYVCMKKNGQLAAISDFVGEPLRPQPGKDRQGGSGRSTAPCPTGEDELFILKLINRPILVLRGLDGFVCHRRGSNQLDTNRSTYDVFHLSFRDGAYQIRGRGGGFWYTGSHGSVCSDGDLAEDFLFEFRERGRLAIRALSGKYLRGGASGLLRADADLPMGEALWEY